The Triplophysa dalaica isolate WHDGS20190420 chromosome 18, ASM1584641v1, whole genome shotgun sequence genome includes the window GAAAGCAAACGAATGGGGAAGACAACATATAAAGAGCAGTATTTGTACATTTACAGGTAATTGAAATGGCAAACGattaaagaacaaacaaaaggAAATATAAAATCAACAGAAATAGTCATTGTAATGTCTCATGTGCTCTGTTAACAGAAAAGATATGCTACAGGTGCAAGAGCAATACCAGCACCTTAAATTAAATGATGCAGTGGCCGAATCACAGGTGTTCTCCAGAGAGCCGTTCATCATCCGGATCCATTCTCCCACAACCTGTATGTGCTAACCTTTCCATTACTTATGAAATACAATGACACATGACTAGTACAGCTCCTTCAGATACCTTTTGTGACAATTGCTATATCTTCTTATAGTGATTAAGAACTTTGTCCTCATTGGTCAACATACTTGTCCTAAGAAAGCCATGACAGAAATGGAGGGGTTGTACGAGGTCTTCCAAACAGTCAGAAAGAAATGGAAAACTGAggtaaacaacatttttcaaaaagacacatttttacaaatacacactgtatatattgaataatatacGGGTAGACTGCATGGATTATAAACTGTACCTAAACTTCTTCAGAATGTGATGTTTCTGGGAGatctaaatgctgcttgcagctacaCTACTAATAAAGGACTGAGAAACGTCCATCTCAGGAGTGACCCAAAGTTTCATTGGCTGATCCGAGATGAGCAGGACACCACAGTTCGAGAAAAAACACACTGTGCTTATGACAGGTACTCTATCAAACCTCTCTGAAAGGTCTGTACACAGCAACATCCccagtgtggattatatatacactgtgagtgttcatttgaccttttttaacactggcgATTTTACTGTAGAAGCATGATTTTGAATATGAATCCAATGAGCAGTACAGAATTTGTGGCAGTGACTACG containing:
- the dnase1l1l gene encoding deoxyribonuclease I-like 1-like encodes the protein MRSTLLLACFVGLWTTVNSLKICAFNIQSYGEAKASNKRVMEILIKIISRCDLSLIQEVRDSRGKAISALLMNLNRYDTSHIYTHLESKRMGKTTYKEQYLYIYRKDMLQVQEQYQHLKLNDAVAESQVFSREPFIIRIHSPTTLIKNFVLIGQHTCPKKAMTEMEGLYEVFQTVRKKWKTENVMFLGDLNAACSYTTNKGLRNVHLRSDPKFHWLIRDEQDTTVREKTHCAYDRIIIHGKELISGIVPGSAQPFNFKQEFGLSEEEALEVSDHYPVEVDLKPNHRYHLRHEL